One part of the Dyadobacter sp. 676 genome encodes these proteins:
- a CDS encoding M4 family metallopeptidase produces the protein MKKSLLIIFLLLLYVPLAFSQASTKGEIEAFAARTGALPTIDRATNSLGFLRFPSDRAFQVRGGDAVQKSMNFITENKVLFGLRANQDDFRLRKQEADIYGLENVTLQQTYKGVPVYDGLMKFHYNKGLALASLNGNYISDIKVNVSPTIAQHDAESRAVRHVNAQYKTAEDLTTGKSTLYIFQKGLVQGYNGPKLLVYQVEVRNNAGIREFVFVDAHSGQIVEQFTGTHHITRKLYENSLANQVWTEGNAFPGTLDKWQQSEVATSGFIYNLMKNAFGRTSYNGADATMITINNKTGINCPNANWDGVSANYCSGIATDDVVAHEWAHAYTEYTSELVYAWQPGALNEAYSDIWGETVDILNGYMDEGESSAARTGCGSSDRWIIGEKIEATESAKRDMWNPACFGQPGKTSDAQYWCSSDDNGGVHTNSGILNHAYALLVDGGTYNGQTINGIGLTKAAHIFWRAQSQFMTSTTDFSAQADILEAAAAGLVGINLTALSTGTGPSGSSGQSITVADLQELAKTIAAVEMRENVSCEFYTVLKPAPALCEGANPGLAIFYENFESGLGSFTTASETSSPTWFSRRWQQANAPAGRPGKVAYGIDYTGGDCNTNLQNGLIRLESPVITIPAGTAGNLNLAFDHYVDMEDTWDGGNIKYKINNGAWTLLPASAFTANPYNNFLNYASAGNDNPLASQPAFTGSDEGSVIGTWGQSQVNLSALGLVAGNTIQFRFELGTDGCGGYDGWYIDDFRVYSCAVTPAVHFAATGTVMNEGEATTAGTGCLDYIDKTVTIQIDKAPSQPVTVTFNTPAGTAKQGTDYTISPASVTLSAGAPTANVVIRVFNDAYVEEAETIDLSYSIDANGGDGYAAVGFQNFRFTIVDDDLAPGNYTDTLLNSDFNNGTQGWSIVNGGNSFHSWEITQYTDAGLDAAKSPFFFANSDIQNGQFYDFDEYLESPSINTSGKKNLVLTFSQDWRPYNDGYNEQGIVEVWDGSAWHALLTQNQATGRKGNMLTYTPDVVHLPIPDAYANLNMKVRFRYVAKWQYWWAIDDVKVTATNSTQIMSAVNTGDAAREYLGPNETAVFYDPATGYLLAKIKNLSSHDYGCTTVEVDRSGTNGTSWFGSYEVSNKTFKVTPTNNNPNGQYEITLYYKGSELNTFMPASIQSMGKSPGSIASSDAATTALVAVAATPAFSGDYAFTSTFNTGFSGFGLSNAPPGAALPVTLVDFEGKHTSEGNVLQWTTSSESNNDYFAIEESYNGKDFTESGRVKGIGNASVANHYSFTDPDFGKGITYYRLKQVDFDGRYAYSRIVAIDAPLAGNVRFYPNPVQSMLSIELPNLQSSWVKARVINASGREVIVKERAAVQNGRLNIQLGKLPAGIYQVLITNEEVRYRLSVFKP, from the coding sequence ATGAAAAAAAGTCTACTCATTATCTTCCTGCTATTACTGTACGTCCCGCTTGCTTTTTCACAGGCATCCACCAAGGGCGAGATCGAAGCGTTTGCCGCCCGGACAGGCGCATTACCGACGATAGACAGGGCTACCAATTCACTGGGTTTTCTCAGATTTCCTTCCGACCGGGCATTTCAGGTCAGGGGCGGCGACGCCGTGCAGAAATCGATGAATTTTATCACCGAAAACAAAGTGCTGTTCGGGCTCCGTGCCAATCAGGACGATTTCCGGCTCCGCAAGCAGGAGGCGGATATTTACGGGTTGGAAAATGTCACATTGCAACAAACGTACAAGGGCGTACCGGTTTACGACGGGCTCATGAAATTCCATTACAATAAAGGCCTCGCCCTCGCCTCGCTGAACGGCAACTATATTTCCGATATCAAGGTAAATGTAAGCCCTACCATTGCCCAGCACGATGCCGAATCAAGGGCAGTCCGGCATGTAAATGCCCAATACAAGACCGCAGAGGACCTGACAACCGGCAAAAGTACCCTGTACATTTTCCAGAAGGGCCTGGTGCAGGGTTACAATGGACCCAAGCTTCTCGTTTATCAGGTCGAAGTACGGAATAATGCCGGTATCAGGGAATTTGTATTCGTGGACGCGCATAGCGGACAGATCGTAGAGCAATTCACGGGTACCCACCATATAACCCGCAAATTGTACGAAAATTCCCTGGCGAACCAGGTGTGGACCGAGGGAAATGCATTCCCCGGAACGCTGGACAAGTGGCAGCAATCGGAGGTTGCGACGTCCGGCTTTATTTACAACCTGATGAAAAACGCGTTCGGCCGCACGTCGTACAACGGCGCCGACGCTACCATGATCACGATCAACAACAAAACGGGTATTAACTGTCCGAACGCAAACTGGGATGGCGTCAGCGCGAATTATTGCTCCGGTATCGCTACCGACGACGTGGTGGCGCACGAATGGGCGCACGCATACACGGAGTACACCAGCGAACTGGTGTATGCATGGCAGCCGGGCGCGCTCAACGAAGCGTATTCGGATATCTGGGGGGAAACAGTCGACATCCTGAACGGTTACATGGATGAAGGAGAATCCAGTGCTGCAAGAACCGGTTGCGGAAGTTCGGACCGGTGGATTATAGGTGAAAAAATCGAGGCTACGGAATCGGCAAAACGGGACATGTGGAATCCCGCCTGCTTTGGCCAGCCGGGCAAAACGTCGGACGCACAGTACTGGTGTTCGTCGGACGACAACGGCGGCGTGCACACCAACAGCGGTATCCTGAACCACGCCTATGCACTGCTCGTAGACGGTGGAACCTATAACGGTCAGACCATCAATGGAATCGGGTTGACGAAGGCAGCCCACATTTTCTGGCGTGCGCAATCGCAATTCATGACCTCTACGACGGACTTTTCGGCCCAGGCCGACATACTGGAAGCCGCAGCCGCCGGGTTGGTGGGCATTAATCTCACAGCACTTTCTACCGGCACTGGTCCCTCGGGCAGCTCGGGGCAATCCATAACCGTCGCCGATTTGCAAGAGCTGGCCAAAACGATCGCCGCCGTTGAAATGCGCGAAAACGTCAGCTGCGAGTTTTACACCGTATTGAAACCGGCGCCCGCGTTGTGCGAAGGCGCCAACCCGGGATTGGCCATCTTTTACGAAAATTTCGAATCCGGCCTGGGGAGCTTCACAACCGCTTCGGAAACTTCCTCGCCGACGTGGTTTTCCCGCCGATGGCAGCAAGCGAATGCACCCGCCGGGCGGCCGGGGAAAGTGGCCTACGGGATAGATTACACCGGGGGCGATTGCAATACCAATTTGCAGAATGGCCTGATCCGCCTGGAAAGCCCGGTGATTACGATCCCCGCCGGAACGGCCGGCAATCTGAACCTGGCATTCGATCATTACGTAGACATGGAGGATACCTGGGATGGAGGTAATATCAAGTACAAGATCAACAATGGCGCGTGGACACTCCTGCCGGCATCGGCGTTCACGGCCAATCCTTACAACAATTTTCTCAACTACGCATCGGCCGGGAATGATAACCCCCTGGCATCCCAACCAGCCTTTACCGGCTCGGACGAAGGCTCCGTAATAGGCACGTGGGGACAAAGCCAGGTGAACCTTTCCGCCCTCGGGCTTGTGGCGGGCAATACCATCCAGTTCCGGTTTGAGCTGGGTACCGACGGCTGCGGCGGCTACGACGGCTGGTATATCGACGATTTCCGGGTGTATTCCTGCGCCGTCACACCGGCGGTCCATTTCGCCGCCACCGGCACCGTTATGAACGAAGGCGAGGCAACAACGGCCGGAACCGGGTGCCTTGATTATATCGACAAGACCGTCACTATTCAGATCGACAAAGCGCCAAGTCAGCCGGTTACGGTTACCTTTAACACCCCGGCGGGTACAGCCAAACAAGGTACCGACTACACGATATCGCCCGCATCGGTAACATTGTCGGCGGGAGCGCCTACCGCGAACGTGGTAATCCGGGTTTTCAACGATGCTTATGTGGAAGAAGCGGAGACAATCGATCTGTCGTACAGTATCGATGCCAATGGCGGCGACGGATATGCGGCCGTCGGTTTTCAGAACTTCCGGTTCACAATTGTAGACGACGACCTCGCCCCGGGCAATTACACCGACACGCTGTTGAACTCCGATTTCAATAACGGAACACAGGGCTGGTCGATCGTCAATGGCGGCAACAGTTTCCACTCCTGGGAAATCACCCAGTACACCGACGCCGGCCTCGACGCGGCAAAATCTCCGTTTTTCTTCGCCAACAGCGACATCCAAAACGGCCAGTTCTACGATTTCGACGAATATCTCGAATCACCATCCATCAATACCTCCGGTAAAAAGAACCTGGTTCTCACATTTTCGCAGGACTGGCGGCCATATAACGACGGTTATAACGAACAGGGTATCGTGGAGGTGTGGGATGGATCGGCCTGGCACGCCCTGCTTACCCAGAACCAGGCAACGGGCCGCAAAGGGAACATGCTGACTTACACACCAGATGTCGTACATCTGCCCATACCCGATGCCTACGCCAACCTGAATATGAAAGTACGCTTTCGTTACGTCGCCAAATGGCAATACTGGTGGGCAATCGACGACGTGAAGGTGACGGCCACCAATTCGACGCAGATCATGTCGGCGGTGAACACCGGCGATGCGGCACGCGAATACCTTGGGCCAAACGAAACGGCCGTTTTCTACGATCCTGCGACAGGCTACCTCCTGGCGAAAATCAAAAACCTTAGTTCGCACGATTACGGCTGCACCACCGTTGAAGTGGATCGCTCGGGCACAAACGGGACGTCGTGGTTCGGGAGCTACGAGGTATCGAACAAGACCTTCAAAGTAACGCCCACCAACAATAATCCCAATGGGCAGTACGAGATTACGCTCTATTACAAAGGTTCCGAATTAAATACCTTCATGCCGGCCAGCATCCAGTCGATGGGCAAAAGCCCGGGAAGTATCGCCTCCAGCGACGCGGCGACAACCGCCCTGGTAGCGGTGGCAGCGACCCCGGCGTTCAGCGGCGACTATGCATTTACTTCGACTTTCAACACCGGATTCTCGGGTTTCGGCCTCTCGAATGCGCCTCCGGGAGCTGCATTGCCTGTGACTTTGGTAGATTTCGAAGGCAAACACACCTCCGAAGGCAATGTGCTGCAATGGACGACCAGTTCGGAAAGCAACAACGATTATTTTGCTATCGAGGAAAGCTACAATGGAAAGGACTTTACAGAATCGGGACGGGTGAAAGGTATCGGTAATGCCTCCGTGGCAAACCATTACAGTTTTACCGATCCGGATTTCGGCAAAGGCATTACCTATTATCGCCTCAAACAGGTGGATTTCGATGGCAGGTACGCATATAGCCGTATCGTCGCTATCGACGCGCCTTTGGCCGGGAATGTGCGGTTCTACCCTAACCCCGTCCAATCGATGCTCAGTATCGAACTTCCCAACCTGCAAAGTTCCTGGGTTAAGGCACGGGTGATCAACGCTTCGGGCCGGGAAGTGATCGTGAAGGAAAGAGCCGCCGTTCAAAACGGCAGGCTGAATATCCAGCTCGGCAAACTTCCGGCGGGCATTTATCAGGTGCTGATCACCAACGAGGAGGTCCGTTACCGGTTATCGGTATTCAAACCGTAA
- a CDS encoding alpha-ketoglutarate-dependent dioxygenase AlkB: protein MKQLSLFGSQEALQFPENLLDYYPGFVPAAESIALMQKWIAKVPWRQQSMQMYGKEVLAPRLMAWYGDTDRAYAFSGTRFEPYAWTPELADLKQRIGEKTGFTFNSVLLNYYRNGNDSVAWHGDNEHELGRNPVIASLSLGQERRFEFRYRPDHSRKYGLTLENGSLLIMKGDLQHTWEHRVPKSKAANGPRINLTFRTIR from the coding sequence ATGAAACAGTTAAGTCTTTTCGGCTCGCAGGAAGCATTACAGTTCCCGGAGAACCTGCTCGACTACTACCCGGGCTTTGTTCCCGCGGCCGAAAGCATTGCATTGATGCAAAAATGGATAGCGAAAGTGCCGTGGCGCCAGCAGTCCATGCAAATGTACGGCAAGGAAGTGCTGGCGCCGCGTCTGATGGCCTGGTACGGCGACACCGACAGGGCTTATGCCTTTTCGGGCACGCGGTTCGAGCCTTATGCCTGGACGCCCGAATTGGCAGACCTAAAACAGCGTATCGGGGAAAAGACAGGTTTCACCTTTAACAGCGTGTTGCTGAACTATTACCGTAATGGGAACGACTCCGTTGCCTGGCACGGCGATAACGAGCACGAGCTCGGCCGGAACCCCGTGATCGCATCGCTAAGCCTGGGGCAGGAGCGTCGGTTCGAATTCCGGTACCGACCCGACCACAGCCGGAAATACGGCCTGACGCTCGAAAATGGTTCTTTGCTGATCATGAAGGGCGATTTACAACATACCTGGGAACACCGTGTCCCCAAATCGAAAGCCGCGAACGGGCCACGCATCAATCTCACTTTCAGGACGATCAGGTGA
- a CDS encoding MBL fold metallo-hydrolase, whose product MKLQRLSWAGLKVESDGQVLLIDAVQNYRRGASIGPENPVQFVSDTAADAVLITHLHSDHYDPEAIRAVLKPEGKFIASEAIVPELTADGFAPTGVSLNETRRYGNFAVTPVFAMDGVGDKQVSWVIEADGQRILHGGDTMWHNQFWQLGKTWQHFDAVFLPVNGAVVNIPRVAPTPVPITLTPIQAVTVARLLHADVLVPIHYGFHKEGMYHQHPQMEEEMARESLAQQVKVLWTEPGSGVVLPVVAADA is encoded by the coding sequence ATGAAACTCCAAAGATTATCTTGGGCAGGACTTAAAGTCGAATCCGACGGACAGGTACTACTGATAGATGCCGTGCAGAATTACCGGCGCGGCGCATCCATCGGTCCTGAAAATCCGGTACAATTTGTCTCCGACACCGCTGCGGACGCGGTGCTGATAACACATCTGCACTCCGATCATTACGACCCGGAGGCGATCAGGGCTGTTCTGAAACCGGAAGGGAAATTTATCGCTTCCGAAGCAATCGTGCCCGAATTAACTGCCGACGGCTTTGCCCCAACAGGTGTTTCGCTGAATGAGACCCGCCGGTACGGGAATTTTGCGGTAACGCCCGTATTCGCCATGGACGGCGTGGGCGACAAGCAGGTTTCCTGGGTTATCGAGGCGGACGGCCAGCGTATTCTGCATGGCGGCGATACGATGTGGCACAACCAGTTCTGGCAGCTTGGAAAGACCTGGCAACATTTCGACGCCGTGTTCTTGCCTGTGAACGGCGCTGTGGTGAACATTCCGCGCGTCGCACCAACGCCGGTTCCTATTACGCTGACGCCCATTCAGGCGGTTACGGTGGCACGCCTGCTGCACGCCGACGTGCTCGTGCCGATTCATTACGGTTTTCATAAAGAAGGCATGTACCATCAGCACCCGCAAATGGAAGAAGAAATGGCGCGGGAATCGCTGGCGCAGCAGGTGAAAGTGCTGTGGACCGAACCCGGCAGCGGAGTAGTCTTGCCGGTCGTTGCGGCGGACGCTTAA
- a CDS encoding RagB/SusD family nutrient uptake outer membrane protein, which yields MKRYIKSTAFAVLLGGTLLTGCSDELTITPYDGLTSTQVVNTPEGLKAATLGNYAILKDGNYIRSYHMMSEFPSDNVSLSGTTADPLYFSYNYNHIKTSALATNFYTKSYQAIYGTNVIIELLKEGQSAELDQVLGENYFLRALLHFHLANVFARPYAPDAGASPGVILVKSTVPPAEKQTRGTVKEVYAAVIQDLEKAISLMTVAKNNNFASKEVAYAMLSRIYLYMENNEKAIEYANKVIGSNRYSLVPTANLPKYYTTVPESNTETIFAIRHTVKDNRGYSAIGAMYLSDGEGWGEMYASEKYRKLIDKFPNDKRREYIIPVYEKNPDGSIKTDAAGNKVLATRNGYPKYYISKFSYQEGYPMLSSPVLFRLAEMYLIRAEANAKLGRNAEALEDVNLIRKRAGLSGNELFSATNMMGYTSVLDVVLEEAHLELAWEGLRKYDVFRNKRTMERNYPGTHLVAGAVKQEIPYTHPRVVHFFPEAETVLNPALVQNPE from the coding sequence ATGAAGCGATATATCAAATCAACCGCATTCGCAGTACTGCTGGGCGGGACATTGCTTACGGGATGTTCCGACGAACTGACCATCACACCTTACGACGGCCTCACCTCGACACAGGTTGTGAATACGCCCGAAGGCCTCAAAGCGGCCACATTGGGCAATTACGCCATTTTAAAGGACGGAAACTATATCCGTTCCTACCATATGATGTCGGAATTCCCTTCCGACAATGTTTCGTTGAGCGGTACCACGGCCGATCCGCTATATTTTTCCTATAATTACAATCACATTAAAACCAGCGCGTTGGCTACGAATTTCTATACGAAATCGTATCAGGCCATATACGGCACAAATGTGATCATCGAGCTTTTGAAGGAAGGGCAGTCGGCCGAGCTCGACCAGGTTCTCGGGGAAAATTACTTTCTGCGGGCATTGCTGCATTTCCACCTGGCCAACGTATTCGCACGTCCGTACGCTCCCGATGCGGGTGCGTCGCCCGGTGTGATTCTGGTTAAATCTACGGTGCCCCCGGCCGAGAAGCAGACCCGCGGAACGGTGAAGGAAGTTTATGCCGCCGTTATCCAGGACCTCGAAAAGGCGATCAGCCTGATGACCGTCGCCAAGAATAACAATTTCGCTTCCAAAGAGGTCGCCTATGCGATGCTGAGCCGCATTTATCTTTATATGGAAAACAACGAAAAGGCCATCGAATATGCCAACAAGGTCATCGGCTCTAACCGTTATTCGCTCGTTCCGACGGCCAATTTGCCAAAATATTATACCACCGTTCCCGAGTCGAATACCGAAACCATTTTTGCGATACGGCACACCGTGAAAGACAACCGCGGCTACTCGGCGATCGGCGCGATGTATTTGTCAGACGGCGAGGGCTGGGGCGAAATGTATGCGTCCGAAAAATACCGCAAACTGATCGACAAATTTCCGAACGACAAGCGCCGGGAATACATCATTCCGGTATATGAGAAGAATCCCGACGGTTCGATCAAAACCGATGCGGCAGGCAACAAAGTGCTGGCAACCCGGAACGGCTATCCGAAGTACTATATCAGCAAGTTTTCTTACCAGGAAGGTTACCCGATGCTGAGCTCGCCGGTACTATTCAGACTGGCCGAAATGTACCTGATCCGTGCCGAGGCCAATGCCAAGCTCGGCAGGAACGCGGAAGCGCTGGAAGACGTAAACCTGATTCGCAAACGTGCCGGGTTGTCGGGTAACGAGCTTTTCTCGGCCACTAACATGATGGGTTACACCAGCGTGCTCGACGTGGTGCTCGAAGAAGCGCATCTGGAACTTGCCTGGGAAGGCCTGCGTAAATACGATGTTTTCCGAAACAAACGCACAATGGAGCGCAATTATCCAGGTACGCATTTGGTGGCCGGTGCCGTGAAACAGGAGATCCCGTACACGCACCCGCGCGTGGTGCATTTCTTCCCGGAAGCGGAAACAGTGCTGAATCCCGCGCTGGTTCAGAACCCCGAGTAA
- a CDS encoding TonB-dependent receptor, giving the protein MKPRFTQILFRTAAVVGLAMPLMAPLDAAARPTAYPAARATGPVKGKVVDSKGVPLIGVNIVIQGTTVGTQTDAEGQFTIQSSSAADVLVASFIGFKSQHIPVGNRAVIDITLLEDVSSLDEVVVTGYSSRSKSELVSSVSVIKGSELQTVTSNNTATLLQGRAAGVVVSSASGAPGTEPSVRVRGTGSITAGAEPLYVIDGLIGGTANPNDIASISILKDAAATGLYGSRASNGVVVITTKSGKAGKTQINYNGSVGFSKVLRGNFEVMNGQELYDFTNYMYRNDYDTKRANYIAQLSANTPNPTEEQINAYLTANNFPTAYAGYQSRFMPATPGNTDWLDKTFRTGITHNHALSMSGGTDRTRFHFGANYYNEEGVILKTGYENVNFRANVEHNVNDKVKVTARVNTYFNNRQNDQGYLYQGYINLPWDNPYNADGSYRYVDANTTDWYGRDRNNFLFNNQYNFNQNRGSGIQGDFKLEYNILDWLTFSTSNRYTITNLRTESNVDARTPNGKSYNGSLTNSYEYTNGFITSNLLNANKSFGAHTFNAILGAEFQGNKTDGMGGTGQGIFPSLDILNVTATPTSLTGYKTKNAFASAFINVDYDLHGKYFATVSFRRDGSSRFGKDNRYGNFYSVGAAWNVSGEEFFASLKDKIHLFKIRTSYGTTGNANIGDFVAQDLYDFNAQYGGLPAGFPARKANPNLTWEKAYTYDAGINIGFFNRVDLVIDLYNRLNKDVLQNVPLEATTGFTSQIQNIGSVRNRGIDLEITSKNLRGAFNWETSFNFSINRNKVLALNKNEPIESGNQRIEVGRELGSWYMRKWMGVDPANGDPLWLLQTKDASGNIVESTTNVYNSATRVFVGSRNPKFTGGITNTFKYGGLTLSAFFTFVSGNKVYIYNRELFDDDGAYPTYNKMRLQDGWTRWEKEGDIATHPKAVVNGNKNSNKTSSRYLEDGSYLRLRNVRLTYDIPKVFTDRLKISGLSVFVSGDNLVTWTKFSGVDPEVDLSNGTNSSRYPSSKKLMFGVNLNF; this is encoded by the coding sequence ATGAAACCGAGATTTACCCAAATTCTGTTTCGAACAGCCGCTGTGGTGGGACTCGCCATGCCGCTGATGGCGCCGCTTGACGCGGCCGCGAGGCCGACAGCATACCCCGCAGCGCGTGCGACGGGGCCCGTCAAAGGCAAGGTCGTCGATAGCAAGGGTGTTCCGCTGATAGGCGTGAACATTGTGATCCAGGGAACGACCGTCGGTACGCAGACGGACGCGGAGGGGCAGTTTACCATTCAATCCAGCAGTGCGGCAGATGTGCTGGTGGCCAGTTTTATCGGCTTTAAATCGCAGCATATTCCGGTCGGCAACCGGGCGGTGATCGACATTACCTTGCTGGAAGATGTTTCGAGCCTCGACGAGGTAGTGGTAACGGGTTATTCCAGCAGATCGAAGTCCGAGCTCGTAAGCTCGGTGTCGGTGATTAAAGGTTCGGAATTACAAACCGTTACGAGCAACAATACCGCTACGCTGTTGCAGGGGCGCGCTGCGGGCGTGGTGGTGTCGAGTGCGAGCGGCGCGCCGGGTACGGAGCCGAGCGTGCGTGTACGCGGGACCGGTTCCATTACCGCAGGGGCGGAGCCGCTGTACGTGATCGACGGGTTGATCGGCGGAACGGCCAATCCCAACGACATTGCCTCGATATCCATCCTGAAAGATGCCGCGGCGACCGGTTTATATGGTTCCCGCGCTTCCAATGGCGTCGTCGTGATTACCACGAAAAGCGGAAAGGCCGGCAAAACGCAGATCAATTACAACGGGTCGGTCGGGTTCAGCAAGGTGCTGCGGGGGAATTTCGAGGTGATGAACGGGCAGGAACTGTACGATTTTACGAATTATATGTATCGGAACGATTACGATACCAAACGTGCCAATTATATCGCCCAGCTAAGCGCCAATACCCCAAACCCGACGGAGGAGCAGATAAACGCCTATTTGACCGCTAACAATTTTCCAACAGCCTACGCGGGTTATCAAAGCCGTTTTATGCCCGCCACGCCCGGTAATACCGATTGGCTCGACAAAACTTTCCGGACCGGTATTACACACAACCACGCGTTGTCGATGTCGGGCGGTACCGACCGGACCCGTTTCCACTTCGGGGCCAATTACTACAACGAAGAGGGCGTGATCCTGAAAACCGGGTATGAGAACGTCAACTTCCGTGCCAACGTCGAGCATAACGTGAACGACAAAGTAAAAGTGACGGCCCGTGTGAATACTTATTTCAATAATCGCCAGAACGACCAGGGATATTTGTATCAGGGGTACATTAACTTGCCGTGGGATAATCCGTATAATGCGGATGGTTCGTACCGTTATGTCGATGCCAACACCACCGACTGGTATGGCCGCGACAGGAACAACTTTTTGTTTAACAACCAATACAACTTCAACCAGAACCGCGGCTCGGGTATTCAGGGCGATTTTAAACTGGAATACAATATCCTCGACTGGCTGACTTTCTCGACGTCCAACCGCTACACGATCACCAACCTCCGTACCGAATCGAACGTCGATGCGCGTACGCCGAACGGTAAGTCGTACAACGGCTCGCTGACGAATTCCTACGAGTATACCAACGGTTTTATCACTTCGAACCTGCTGAATGCGAACAAATCCTTCGGTGCGCATACTTTCAACGCCATTCTCGGCGCGGAGTTTCAGGGAAACAAAACGGACGGAATGGGCGGCACCGGCCAGGGCATTTTCCCGTCGCTCGATATCCTGAACGTGACCGCAACGCCGACTTCGCTGACCGGCTATAAGACCAAAAATGCGTTCGCGTCGGCATTCATCAACGTCGACTACGATCTGCACGGCAAGTATTTTGCCACCGTCTCGTTCCGTCGCGATGGCTCGTCGCGGTTCGGCAAGGACAACCGCTACGGTAACTTCTATTCCGTCGGCGCCGCGTGGAATGTTTCGGGAGAGGAGTTCTTCGCTTCCCTGAAAGATAAGATCCATCTGTTCAAGATCCGCACGAGTTACGGTACGACGGGCAATGCCAACATTGGTGATTTTGTGGCGCAGGACCTGTATGATTTCAATGCGCAGTATGGTGGCCTGCCGGCCGGTTTCCCTGCCCGCAAGGCTAACCCGAACCTGACCTGGGAAAAGGCTTATACCTACGATGCCGGGATCAATATCGGGTTTTTCAACCGCGTGGATCTCGTAATCGACCTGTACAACCGCCTGAACAAGGATGTGTTGCAAAATGTGCCGCTGGAAGCAACCACCGGTTTTACTTCCCAGATACAGAACATCGGGTCGGTCCGGAACCGCGGTATCGATCTTGAAATTACATCGAAGAATCTCCGCGGTGCATTCAACTGGGAAACAAGCTTCAATTTCTCTATAAACCGCAACAAGGTGCTGGCGCTCAACAAAAACGAGCCGATCGAGAGCGGTAACCAGCGCATTGAAGTGGGCAGGGAGCTGGGTTCGTGGTATATGCGGAAATGGATGGGCGTCGATCCGGCCAACGGCGACCCGTTGTGGTTATTGCAGACGAAGGATGCTTCGGGCAATATCGTGGAATCGACCACCAATGTTTACAACAGCGCTACACGTGTTTTCGTAGGTTCGAGAAACCCCAAATTCACCGGAGGTATCACCAATACATTCAAATACGGCGGGCTGACGCTTTCCGCATTCTTTACGTTCGTTTCGGGCAACAAGGTCTATATCTATAACCGAGAGCTGTTCGACGACGACGGCGCTTATCCGACTTACAATAAAATGCGTTTGCAGGACGGCTGGACACGATGGGAGAAGGAGGGCGACATCGCTACCCATCCGAAGGCGGTCGTGAACGGCAACAAGAACTCGAACAAAACGTCGTCGCGTTACCTGGAAGACGGCAGCTATCTGCGCCTGCGTAACGTGCGCCTGACGTACGATATTCCCAAGGTATTTACGGACCGTCTGAAAATCAGTGGATTGTCGGTGTTTGTCAGCGGCGACAACCTCGTTACATGGACTAAATTTTCGGGCGTCGACCCGGAAGTGGATCTCAGCAACGGTACCAACAGCTCACGTTATCCAAGCAGCAAAAAGCTGATGTTCGGTGTAAACCTTAATTTCTAA